The genomic DNA CGATGATGGAGACCTCCGCGAGCCGCTCGGTGAGCGTCCGCGCGTCGAGCTCGCGCAACTCACTCGCGTGGAGCAGTCGGCCTGGGCCCACCGGGAGCCCGGCCGCGCGGGCCACCGACTCCGCGGTGGCGGGGTGGTCACCCGTGATCATGATCACGCGTACGCCGGCCTCATGGCAGCGGCGCACGGCGTCCCGGACCTGCGGCCGCAGCCCGTCGGCAATGCCAATCAGTCCCAGGGCGACGAGGTCCCTCGGGTCTTCCAGCGGCGTTTCGACAGCTCCCTCTGCCACGAGCAGCACCCGGAGGCCGTCACGCGCAAGTCCCAGCGCCGTCTCCTGTAAGGTCTCCAAGCGGTCCGGACTCGGATCTCCGGAAGGATTGGCCATCGCGGCGCAGCGCGGCAAGAGGAACTCAGGGCTGCCCTTGAGGACCACCCGGTCGCGGAGCCTGACCGCATGGTACGGGCGGACGGAGTCGAAGGGCAGCTCCTCGAGTCGGGCCGGACTGCCCGCATCCGGCAGGTCAAGGGCGCGGGCGGCCTCGAGGATCGCCGCATCCGTGGAGTGAGCGAGGGCGTCGCCGCGGTCGAGGGACGGACTCGCGAGGGCCGCCGCGGCCAACAGCCGGCGGGCGGGATCCGAGACGAGCGGGGAAACGTCCTCGGTCCCCGCCGCGGTCACGAGGCGCTGGACCCGGAGCTGCCCGCGTGTCAGGGTGCCTGTCTTGTCCACACAGAGCACACTGACCCGCCCCAGGGCTTCCACGGCTGCGGGTCTCCTCGGGAGCACTCCCCGTCGGGCCAAGCGGCGGGCGGTCGCGGCCTCACTCAAGCGCGCGAGCAGAGGCAGGCCTTCGGGCACCGCGGCCACGGTAAGACTTGCACCCAGGGCGACCTGACTGACCACGGGCGCACCCCGGGCGATCCCCGCGACCGTGACGAGCGCCCCCGCGGCGACCGACACCGGCAGACTGAGGCGCGTGAGCTGCGCTAGACGCGCAGCCAGGCGGTCCCCAGGAGGCAGTACGTCTCCCAAGGCTTGCCGGGTGGCCCCCAGGCGGGTATCCTCGCCGACCCCGACTACGACCGCCCTGGCGCTGCCACTGAGGACGTCCGTACCGGATAGGACGATGGCCCGCTCGTCATCCGCTCGGCTGTCCTTGACCACCGGCACCGACTCTCCCGTCAGCGCCGCTTCATCCACCCGCAGGCTCTCGCTGTGGAGGAGCCTGGCGTCCGCGGGGACGCGGTCCCCGAAGCCGAGCAGGATCACGTCCCCGGGGACGAGCTCGGAGGGGGCGAGGAGTCGTTCGACCCCGTCGCGCAGCACACGGGCAGGCGGTGCACTCAGGCGGGCGAGGTGCGCAGTGGCCCGGGAGACGCTGTGCTCCTGCCAGCTGCCCACGGCCACATTGAAGAGAAGGGTTCCGAGGAGGATGACGAAGTCGAGGTGAGCACCTACCAGGAAGGAGAGCAGGGCGCCAGTAGCCAGGACAGCGAGAAGCGGTGAGTTCAGCTGATCCATGAGCGCCCGCCCCCAGGAACCCTCCGCCCGGTCGAGGGGCAGTGCCCTGCGACGCCGCCGGGCCTCCGCCTCACTCAGCCCCTCAGGCCGACTCTGCAGGTGCTCCAAGACCTCGGCCGGGGAGAGGCGGGCCCAGCGCTCCGGTTCGGGATCGACGAACCCAAAGCCCGTCGGGTCCTCCCCTCCCCGCAGACGCATCCAGCCGGCCACCAGGGCGAGGAACGCGCTTCCCGCGGACACCAGAGCGAGGGCCGGCGAGGGTCCCCCTCGGAGTCCGAGCCCCGCGGCGAGCCCGTTCGACGCCAGGGAGAGCGCCACACTATCGCGGACCGCGAGGTCGCGCCGATGCCCCGCTTCCACTAGAGCGGCCACCGACGCGAGCCGTTGGACCACCGCGTCCGCGGTGGCATCGAGGGGACGCCGGTGGGGCGCCACGAGGACCGAAATGTGCGCCGCCGCGCAGGCCGGACCCGTCTGGCCATGGTCCGTCACGTAGAGGACGACCTCTCCCTGGGCCCGGAGGTGGTGGACGAGTTGCGCGGCATCGGGAGCCACTACCGTCTCCACGTCGGCCCCGCGGAGCCACGCGGGGACGGTCCCATGAGGGATCCGAACGAGGAGCCGCGCACCGGTTTGCGCACAGGCCCGGCGGAGGGGGTCGAGATCCGCCGAAACCCTCGGCCGGAAGGTCCAGACGGCGACCACATCACCGGAGGGCACCCGCTCCAGGGCGAGGACCACGGGGGCCTCCGCATCAGCGGGTCTTGCCCCGTCCCGGTCCTCGTGCTTGCCCGGAGTCACGCGAACCAGCCGGTAGTGGGTCTGCACGTTCCTCACAGCAGCGACTGGGTCGGCGGGAGGAAACAGGCTCCGCCAAAGCGTGCCGTGGGCCGCCTCGCTGGCCCACACCGTCGCCTCGGCGACGCTCACCGACGGGTCGAGGATGTGGCATCTGTCTAGCTGGAGCCCGTCCACGAGCAGAGCAGGATGGTCGAGGAGGACGACGGTGGGCCGGACCAGCCGACGGCCCGGGCGCAGGGCTGTGATGAGGGCTCCCCCTCGCAGAGCCCGGGCCACCGCCCCGAGGTCTGCGGCCTCGGCTCCGATCAGGGCGGTCCGCGCGTTGACCAGGACCAACACCTGTGTCGCTATGCGCAGCGAACGGGTAACAGCCCCCGCCAGCCCGGCCGAGGCGAACGCCAGCGGAGTGATCAGCCGCAGGTACTGGGAGAGGACCCGGGGGTAGGGGGGCGCCGCGAGCAACCGCCGCGGCGGGGTCACCGGCCCCCAGACCCCCGTGAGTTCCCCGTCCATCACGAACGTGCCGGCAGGGAGCCGGATCGGCGCATAGCACAACTCCACGGTCCCGTCCGGCCGGATCACCAGCGCGCCCCCGCGGACGGCGTCCAGGTCGAAGGAGAGCCGGTCGGGAGCCCGCACCGCTGCCTCCCCACCCGGACGGCGGACCGGAGTCCGTAAAAGCATCGACTCATAGCGCTGCCATGCCCGCCTCCATGGGAACAGGGCAGAGAGGAGGCGGAGTCCTTCGGCGAAGCTGACCACGAGTCCGTGCTGCTGGCCATAGGCGGTGTGGGCGAAGATGCTCGCAGAGCTGGTCACGATATCCGCCGCGGCCGGGCCGACCGCCCGTCGGAGTCCTTCCCGAAAGGCCGGGAACCCCCGTGCGATGGTCACCCCGTCGGCGATCAGCGCGGGGACGGGGCTCGTAGCTAGGGGGAGGGGACGCCCCAACATCCTGCGGACTGCCAAAAAGACGAGGGCTGCGCTCGCGGCCACGGTACGGCCAGCCGCGTACAGGAGGGGTCCGCGGTCGGTCGGAACGGTGGCTCGGTAACGGAGGAGAGGCTCTTCAGGGATCGGCAGGCCACTCAACGCCTCAAGGATCGCGTCCAGGTCCACGACGTCGGGGTCGTGCTCGACGAGCATCCGCCCGGTCGCCACACTCGCCCGGACGGTGACGGACCGGAGCGTCGACAGCAGGTGTTCGAGGTCTTGGGCCAGACGATGGTTCCCGTGAAGGCCCGCTACCCGGAGACGGACCCGCTGCCACCGGCGACCTTCGCGGTCGACCTGGACCGTGCGTTGATCGACGGCCACGCGATAGGGGGCAAGCGGAACGGAAAGGATCCGCGCGCCTTCCTCGTCGAGCGGCAGACCTCCGCCGATCCCCTCGCGGATCGCTGCCACGATCTCGCCCTCGCTCGCCCCGTGCGGATCGTAACGGACGAGAAGGCTACCCGTCCACGGGTTGGCTTGGACCTGCAGCCCTCGCGCCCTTAACTCCCGCGCGAGCTCATCCAACCGGTGGGACTCAGCGCCATGGAGTCGAAAGCGGATCCGCCCGGGCAGCCGGTGTACCACGCGCAGTACGGCCGACCTGGGCGGTCGGGAAC from Armatimonadota bacterium includes the following:
- a CDS encoding HAD-IC family P-type ATPase yields the protein MDELARELRARGLQVQANPWTGSLLVRYDPHGASEGEIVAAIREGIGGGLPLDEEGARILSVPLAPYRVAVDQRTVQVDREGRRWQRVRLRVAGLHGNHRLAQDLEHLLSTLRSVTVRASVATGRMLVEHDPDVVDLDAILEALSGLPIPEEPLLRYRATVPTDRGPLLYAAGRTVAASAALVFLAVRRMLGRPLPLATSPVPALIADGVTIARGFPAFREGLRRAVGPAAADIVTSSASIFAHTAYGQQHGLVVSFAEGLRLLSALFPWRRAWQRYESMLLRTPVRRPGGEAAVRAPDRLSFDLDAVRGGALVIRPDGTVELCYAPIRLPAGTFVMDGELTGVWGPVTPPRRLLAAPPYPRVLSQYLRLITPLAFASAGLAGAVTRSLRIATQVLVLVNARTALIGAEAADLGAVARALRGGALITALRPGRRLVRPTVVLLDHPALLVDGLQLDRCHILDPSVSVAEATVWASEAAHGTLWRSLFPPADPVAAVRNVQTHYRLVRVTPGKHEDRDGARPADAEAPVVLALERVPSGDVVAVWTFRPRVSADLDPLRRACAQTGARLLVRIPHGTVPAWLRGADVETVVAPDAAQLVHHLRAQGEVVLYVTDHGQTGPACAAAHISVLVAPHRRPLDATADAVVQRLASVAALVEAGHRRDLAVRDSVALSLASNGLAAGLGLRGGPSPALALVSAGSAFLALVAGWMRLRGGEDPTGFGFVDPEPERWARLSPAEVLEHLQSRPEGLSEAEARRRRRALPLDRAEGSWGRALMDQLNSPLLAVLATGALLSFLVGAHLDFVILLGTLLFNVAVGSWQEHSVSRATAHLARLSAPPARVLRDGVERLLAPSELVPGDVILLGFGDRVPADARLLHSESLRVDEAALTGESVPVVKDSRADDERAIVLSGTDVLSGSARAVVVGVGEDTRLGATRQALGDVLPPGDRLAARLAQLTRLSLPVSVAAGALVTVAGIARGAPVVSQVALGASLTVAAVPEGLPLLARLSEAATARRLARRGVLPRRPAAVEALGRVSVLCVDKTGTLTRGQLRVQRLVTAAGTEDVSPLVSDPARRLLAAAALASPSLDRGDALAHSTDAAILEAARALDLPDAGSPARLEELPFDSVRPYHAVRLRDRVVLKGSPEFLLPRCAAMANPSGDPSPDRLETLQETALGLARDGLRVLLVAEGAVETPLEDPRDLVALGLIGIADGLRPQVRDAVRRCHEAGVRVIMITGDHPATAESVARAAGLPVGPGRLLHASELRELDARTLTERLAEVSII